In one window of Polynucleobacter sp. AM-7D1 DNA:
- the cyoE gene encoding heme o synthase: MSSPTSSTTVAMPRWRQYWVLTKPRVTLLAVFCAVIGMFLATPGMVPYPVLIGGILGIWLLAGAAFAMNCLIEQAVDAKMKRTSWRPSATGEVTPFHITVFSIILGSLGMIILWNFCNPLTMWLTVATFVGYAVIYTWLLKPATPQNIVIGGLSGAMPPALGWAAVTNGLSAEAWLLVLIIFVWTPPHFWALALYRRDDYVQSGLPMLPVTHGERFTLLNILLYTLILIAATLLPYIYGMSGLVYLIAAVILGLIFLAYVIALFISYSDDLAKKTFRFSITYLSLLFAALLIDHYFI; this comes from the coding sequence ATGAGCAGTCCCACTTCCTCCACTACCGTAGCGATGCCGCGTTGGCGTCAATACTGGGTGCTCACTAAGCCCCGCGTTACTCTGCTGGCTGTTTTCTGTGCAGTAATCGGAATGTTCCTGGCTACCCCTGGTATGGTTCCTTACCCAGTATTGATTGGTGGCATTTTGGGTATTTGGTTGTTGGCGGGCGCAGCTTTTGCAATGAATTGTTTAATTGAGCAAGCCGTTGATGCCAAGATGAAGCGTACCTCTTGGAGGCCATCTGCAACTGGTGAAGTGACGCCTTTTCACATAACTGTTTTCTCGATCATTCTTGGTAGCCTAGGAATGATCATCTTATGGAACTTCTGCAATCCATTAACAATGTGGCTTACCGTAGCAACCTTTGTTGGTTATGCCGTAATTTATACCTGGTTACTGAAGCCTGCCACACCACAGAATATTGTGATTGGCGGACTCTCTGGCGCCATGCCACCAGCCTTAGGTTGGGCTGCCGTGACGAATGGCTTATCTGCTGAGGCTTGGCTCTTGGTTCTCATTATTTTTGTGTGGACCCCCCCGCACTTTTGGGCGCTTGCTTTGTATCGTCGGGATGACTATGTGCAAAGTGGTTTACCAATGCTGCCAGTCACTCATGGTGAGCGCTTCACGCTCCTCAATATCTTGCTCTACACCTTAATATTGATCGCTGCCACTTTGTTGCCTTACATTTACGGCATGAGTGGGCTGGTGTATTTAATTGCTGCAGTCATATTGGGCTTAATATTCCTTGCCTATGTGATTGCCTTATTTATTTCTTATAGCGATGATCTTGCAAAGAAAACTTTCCGTTTTTCGATTACCTATTTATCTTTGCTATTCGCAGCACTATTAATTGACCACTATTTCATCTGA